From one Conexibacter woesei Iso977N genomic stretch:
- a CDS encoding MerR family transcriptional regulator → MHEEQITVTELAERTGLAVSAVRYYERAGLLPPPWRHGRAIRYPASAVERINSVRHAQAAGLSLSEIRELSVLGELLQLRQ, encoded by the coding sequence ATGCACGAGGAGCAGATCACGGTCACGGAGCTCGCGGAACGCACTGGTTTGGCGGTTTCCGCGGTCCGCTACTACGAACGCGCGGGGCTGCTGCCGCCGCCCTGGCGGCACGGTCGCGCGATCCGCTATCCCGCCTCGGCGGTCGAACGGATCAATTCCGTCCGTCACGCGCAGGCGGCCGGTCTGTCGCTCTCCGAGATCAGAGAGCTGTCCGTCTTGGGAGAACTCCTACAACTACGTCAGTAG
- a CDS encoding ArsR/SmtB family transcription factor, which produces MYDPPPPPTAAELLALMPEDYLWRAYGHPARLRVLVETERRPLGAGELGELVGLSNQAMNWHLGKLAEVRLIRAVGGRRRRAFVESLWRASYPGWGKLAAMIEAASAEGKAARKAERIAAARVREQAILRAARAPARASGGRSSRRGGATQRKS; this is translated from the coding sequence ATGTACGACCCTCCGCCGCCCCCGACCGCCGCCGAGCTGCTCGCGCTGATGCCCGAGGACTACCTCTGGCGCGCCTACGGCCACCCGGCCCGGCTGCGCGTGCTGGTCGAGACCGAGAGGCGGCCGCTGGGCGCGGGCGAGCTGGGCGAGCTGGTCGGGCTCAGCAACCAGGCGATGAACTGGCACCTCGGCAAGCTCGCCGAGGTCCGGCTGATCCGCGCGGTCGGCGGGCGCAGGCGGCGCGCGTTCGTGGAGAGCCTGTGGCGCGCGAGCTACCCCGGCTGGGGCAAGCTGGCGGCGATGATCGAGGCCGCCTCGGCCGAGGGCAAGGCGGCGCGCAAGGCCGAGCGGATCGCCGCGGCGCGCGTCCGCGAGCAGGCGATCCTGCGCGCCGCTAGAGCTCCAGCTCGGGCTTCAGGCGGTCGATCGTCCAGGCGCGGCGGCGCGACACAGCGAAAGTCGTAA
- a CDS encoding YhgE/Pip family protein codes for MAAFRLALFELRRFRGPLRRAALVVLLVVPSLYSGVYLWSSWDPYGHLDRIPVAVVNEDRPVEVQGKRVNAGQDFVDQLRANPEFDWHFVDAGQAIGGLRDARYFFVITVPPDFSAKLASVSGGNPERASMQITLDDANGYIIGIIAASAQSKIQAQVNAAAQTAYLQASLGSLSDIKQQLQAAADGAARLRDGARTAHAGAKKLSGGLVTLESGGKQVAAGTQELATKAGAIDAALKRLDARLPKDDAVREALDALATDHPDLKDDAQFRALQRQVDGLGAALDAQASDVRTTVRDAVADIDKLNSGAQRVADGIGDAHTGAASLSSGLARLQTGATTLARKLKDAANKVPSPDAGERSRDADVLANPVTVKSTNLHPADVYGRGVAPFFLSIGLWVFGLVAFLLLRPIAGEALASRLRSVTVALGGWLPAALIGTLAATLMFGVVEVGLGLDADRPWLLVALLWLAAWAFIALLHLLRAALDAVGSVVILVLLVLQLGGSGGLYPLQVAPGFFDVLHPVLPMTYTIDAFRYAISGGETSHLVRDLIVLAGLLIGALALTTFAVSRRRAWTIDRLKPELEL; via the coding sequence ATGGCCGCCTTCCGGCTCGCCCTCTTCGAGCTGCGGCGCTTCCGCGGGCCGTTGCGGCGGGCGGCGTTGGTGGTGTTGTTGGTCGTGCCGTCGCTGTACTCGGGCGTCTACCTGTGGTCGTCGTGGGACCCGTACGGGCACCTGGACCGGATCCCGGTCGCGGTCGTCAACGAGGACAGGCCGGTCGAGGTCCAGGGCAAGAGGGTCAACGCGGGCCAGGACTTCGTCGACCAGCTCAGGGCCAACCCGGAGTTCGACTGGCACTTCGTCGATGCGGGCCAGGCGATCGGCGGGCTCAGGGACGCCAGGTACTTCTTCGTCATCACGGTCCCGCCGGACTTCTCGGCCAAGCTCGCGTCGGTCTCCGGCGGCAACCCGGAGCGCGCGTCGATGCAGATCACGCTCGACGACGCCAACGGCTACATCATCGGGATCATCGCGGCGTCCGCGCAGTCGAAGATCCAGGCGCAGGTCAACGCGGCGGCGCAGACGGCGTACCTGCAGGCGTCGCTCGGCTCGCTGTCGGACATCAAGCAGCAGCTCCAGGCCGCGGCCGACGGCGCGGCCAGGCTGCGCGACGGCGCGAGGACCGCGCACGCGGGCGCCAAGAAGCTGTCGGGCGGCCTGGTCACGCTGGAGTCCGGCGGCAAGCAGGTCGCGGCCGGCACGCAGGAGCTGGCGACGAAGGCCGGCGCGATCGACGCGGCGCTGAAGCGGCTCGACGCGCGGCTGCCGAAGGACGACGCCGTCAGGGAGGCGCTCGACGCGCTGGCGACCGACCACCCCGACCTCAAGGACGACGCGCAGTTCAGGGCTCTGCAGAGGCAGGTCGACGGCCTCGGCGCCGCGCTCGACGCGCAGGCCAGCGACGTCCGGACGACCGTCAGGGACGCGGTCGCCGACATCGACAAGCTCAACTCCGGCGCGCAGAGGGTCGCCGACGGGATCGGGGACGCTCACACCGGCGCGGCGAGCCTCTCGTCCGGGCTGGCGAGGCTGCAGACCGGCGCGACGACGCTGGCCAGGAAGCTCAAGGACGCGGCGAACAAGGTCCCGTCGCCCGACGCGGGCGAGCGCTCCAGGGACGCCGACGTGCTCGCCAACCCGGTCACGGTCAAGTCCACCAACCTGCACCCCGCCGACGTCTACGGGCGCGGCGTCGCGCCGTTCTTCCTGTCGATCGGGCTGTGGGTCTTCGGGCTCGTCGCGTTCCTGCTGCTGCGCCCGATCGCGGGCGAGGCGCTGGCCTCGCGCCTGCGCAGCGTCACCGTCGCGCTCGGTGGCTGGCTGCCCGCGGCGCTGATCGGGACGCTCGCGGCCACGCTGATGTTCGGGGTCGTCGAGGTCGGGCTCGGCCTGGACGCGGACCGCCCGTGGTTGTTGGTGGCCTTGCTCTGGCTCGCCGCGTGGGCGTTCATCGCGCTGCTGCACCTGCTGCGCGCCGCGCTGGACGCGGTCGGCTCGGTGGTCATCCTGGTGCTCCTGGTGCTCCAGCTCGGCGGCTCCGGCGGGCTCTACCCGCTGCAGGTCGCGCCCGGCTTCTTCGACGTGCTGCACCCGGTCCTGCCGATGACCTACACGATCGACGCGTTCCGCTATGCCATCTCGGGCGGCGAGACGTCGCACCTCGTGCGCGACCTGATCGTCCTCGCAGGACTGCTGATCGGTGCTCTGGCGCTTACGACTTTCGCTGTGTCGCGCCGCCGCGCCTGGACGATCGACCGCCTGAAGCCCGAGCTGGAGCTCTAG
- a CDS encoding ABC transporter ATP-binding protein has product MVFGPVGVTVARGEVVCVAGPGGSGRTALVLALAGRFKLAGGSVVVDGAGPDVRRAVAVARAGDAVTLDELWTVGDAIAHRGVLARRGVEEGVRARLVRAGVELAGSAPLWSLSAFESFMLDLALAAAEDTPVVVVDDVDRGLTPGDERRAWIALEALAGDGRAVIGATHDASAARGLASKTITLGASR; this is encoded by the coding sequence GTGGTCTTCGGGCCGGTCGGGGTGACGGTCGCGCGGGGCGAGGTGGTCTGCGTCGCCGGGCCGGGCGGGTCCGGGCGGACCGCGCTGGTGCTGGCCCTGGCGGGGCGCTTCAAGCTCGCGGGCGGGTCGGTCGTCGTCGATGGCGCCGGTCCGGACGTGCGGCGCGCGGTGGCGGTGGCGCGGGCGGGCGACGCGGTGACGCTCGACGAGCTGTGGACGGTCGGCGACGCGATCGCCCACCGTGGCGTGCTGGCAAGGCGCGGCGTCGAGGAGGGCGTGCGCGCGCGGCTGGTCCGCGCGGGCGTCGAGCTGGCGGGCTCCGCGCCGCTGTGGTCGCTGAGCGCCTTCGAGTCCTTCATGTTGGACCTCGCGCTGGCCGCCGCCGAGGACACGCCGGTCGTGGTCGTGGACGACGTCGATCGCGGCCTGACGCCCGGCGACGAGCGCCGCGCCTGGATCGCCCTCGAGGCGCTGGCAGGCGACGGCCGCGCGGTCATCGGCGCGACCCACGACGCTTCCGCCGCCCGCGGCCTCGCGAGCAAGACCATCACCTTGGGAGCTTCCCGCTGA
- a CDS encoding TetR/AcrR family transcriptional regulator encodes MAGDEQDAARPLPLSGGAPQGGHLPKGRHGLSRAFIASNQRERLLDAIANVVAEKGYAATRVADITDYAGVSRKTFYELFTDKEDCFLAAYDAITALLMDRMAKGLAAVAGGSWEDQVAALLGEFLRFLAAEPAFARMCIVEVLGSGPKGLARRDAAIEAFFPVVDQIPRSQPGSERWLSETTPMFVTGGILEVVYSVIRRGETERLPEYEEDLTRLAFRSYLYTKEWEAMQRAKEADAR; translated from the coding sequence ATGGCCGGCGACGAGCAGGACGCCGCGCGCCCGCTCCCGCTCTCGGGCGGCGCGCCGCAGGGCGGGCACCTGCCGAAGGGGCGGCACGGGCTCTCGCGCGCGTTCATCGCGTCCAACCAGCGCGAGCGGCTGCTCGACGCGATCGCCAACGTCGTCGCCGAGAAGGGCTACGCGGCGACGCGCGTCGCGGACATCACCGACTACGCCGGTGTCTCGCGCAAGACGTTCTACGAGCTGTTCACCGACAAGGAGGACTGCTTCCTCGCCGCCTACGACGCGATCACCGCGCTGCTGATGGACCGCATGGCCAAGGGGCTGGCGGCCGTCGCGGGCGGGTCGTGGGAGGACCAGGTCGCCGCGCTGCTCGGCGAGTTCCTGCGCTTCCTCGCCGCCGAGCCGGCGTTCGCGCGCATGTGCATCGTCGAGGTGCTCGGGTCCGGGCCGAAGGGGCTGGCCAGGCGCGACGCCGCGATCGAGGCGTTCTTCCCGGTCGTCGACCAGATCCCGCGCTCGCAGCCGGGGTCGGAGCGGTGGCTGAGCGAGACGACGCCGATGTTCGTGACCGGCGGGATCCTGGAGGTCGTGTACTCGGTGATCCGCCGCGGCGAGACCGAGCGGCTGCCGGAGTACGAGGAGGACCTCACGCGGCTGGCGTTCCGGAGCTACCTGTACACCAAGGAGTGGGAGGCGATGCAGCGCGCCAAGGAGGCCGACGCGCGCTGA
- the upp gene encoding uracil phosphoribosyltransferase: MEGLRVVDHPVMARAVTELRAASTSRRAFRSAMADAASMLAYEALRDVPVREVEVETPLEKTTGSKPTNIMIVAVLRAGLGMVDGFLRFVPNASVGHLGMRRNEETLQPEDYYESLPDGIEDSTIFVVDPMLATGGSAKAALDRMRAKGARDLRLVNLIAAPEGVEVVREAHPEVPITVAVLDRGLDERGYIRPGLGDAGDRLFGTD; the protein is encoded by the coding sequence ATGGAAGGACTCCGCGTCGTCGACCACCCCGTGATGGCCCGGGCCGTCACCGAGCTCCGTGCCGCGAGCACGTCGCGCCGCGCGTTCCGCAGCGCGATGGCCGACGCGGCCTCGATGCTCGCCTACGAGGCGCTGCGCGACGTGCCCGTCCGGGAGGTGGAGGTCGAGACGCCGCTGGAGAAGACCACGGGGTCCAAGCCCACCAACATCATGATCGTCGCCGTGCTGCGCGCCGGATTGGGCATGGTCGACGGCTTCCTCCGCTTCGTGCCCAATGCGTCGGTCGGCCACCTGGGCATGCGCCGCAACGAGGAGACGCTGCAGCCCGAGGACTACTACGAGTCGCTGCCCGACGGGATCGAGGACTCGACGATCTTCGTCGTCGACCCGATGCTCGCGACCGGCGGCAGCGCGAAGGCGGCGCTCGACCGCATGCGCGCGAAGGGCGCCCGCGACCTGCGGCTCGTCAACCTGATCGCCGCGCCCGAGGGCGTCGAGGTCGTGCGCGAGGCGCATCCGGAGGTCCCGATCACGGTCGCCGTGCTGGACCGCGGCCTCGACGAGCGCGGCTACATCCGACCCGGTCTCGGCGACGCCGGGGACCGGCTCTTCGGAACGGACTAG
- the cdd gene encoding cytidine deaminase, producing the protein MAPNRNVELKARDADPEKTLAAALAHGAEDQGVLTQRDTYFSAREGRLKLREERRGDGPWSAFLIDYSRADDPQARTSAYHLVDVPDPGALKVALDASLGTTVVVEKFRRLLLWQDVRIHLDEVDGLGTFVELEAVAPAESDLSGEHRRVAELRQVLDIADEDVEATGYASLLLASGAATDRMVSLARVAMDRAYAPYSNFHVGVALRDETGALHSGANVENGAFPQGACAEASAIGALVAAGGHRIEEAVVMADTELIVPCGGCRQRLSEFAGKDTKIHLAGPEGVRRTVTLADLLPYAFDLEEAQS; encoded by the coding sequence ATGGCTCCCAATCGCAACGTCGAGCTCAAAGCGCGCGACGCCGACCCCGAGAAGACGCTCGCCGCGGCCCTCGCCCACGGCGCCGAGGACCAGGGCGTCCTGACCCAGCGCGACACCTACTTCTCCGCGCGCGAGGGGCGGCTGAAGCTCCGCGAGGAGCGCCGGGGCGACGGGCCGTGGTCCGCGTTCCTGATCGACTACTCCCGCGCGGACGACCCGCAGGCGCGGACCAGCGCCTATCACTTGGTCGACGTGCCCGATCCGGGCGCGTTGAAGGTCGCGCTGGACGCGTCGCTCGGTACGACGGTGGTCGTCGAGAAGTTCCGGCGCCTGCTGCTCTGGCAGGACGTCCGGATCCACCTCGACGAGGTCGACGGCCTCGGGACGTTCGTCGAGCTGGAGGCGGTCGCGCCCGCCGAGTCCGACCTGTCCGGCGAGCACCGCAGGGTCGCCGAGCTGCGTCAGGTGCTGGACATCGCCGACGAGGACGTCGAGGCGACCGGCTACGCGTCCCTGCTGCTGGCGTCCGGCGCGGCGACCGACCGCATGGTGTCGCTCGCGCGCGTCGCGATGGACCGCGCCTACGCGCCGTACTCCAACTTCCACGTCGGCGTCGCGCTGCGCGACGAGACCGGCGCGCTGCACTCCGGCGCCAACGTCGAGAACGGCGCCTTCCCGCAGGGCGCCTGCGCGGAGGCCAGCGCCATCGGCGCGCTCGTCGCGGCCGGCGGGCACCGCATCGAGGAGGCGGTCGTGATGGCCGACACCGAGCTGATCGTCCCCTGTGGCGGCTGCCGCCAGCGCCTGAGCGAGTTCGCCGGCAAGGACACCAAGATCCACCTGGCCGGGCCGGAGGGCGTGCGCAGGACCGTCACGCTCGCCGACCTCCTGCCCTACGCCTTCGATCTGGAGGAAGCGCAGTCGTGA
- a CDS encoding purine-nucleoside phosphorylase yields MSDWTTEAADAIREAAGDGFVTPKLGMVLGSGLGGLADAVQDATSIPYTDLPGFPVGTVPGHAGRLVLGTLEGTPVVVLQGRAHLYEGIPASSVAVPIRTIRALGADTVVLTNAAGSINPDAKPGAIMALTDHINFQGMNPLAGPNDDAIGPRFVGLGDTYNKDLLRLLQAAAEAEGVTLHEGVYLAVLGPSFETPAEIRAFRTLGADAVGMSTVPEAIVARHCGLRVAAISAITNLAEGLGDEPLSHEHTLKNAAIAAQDLQRVLAHFVKEYH; encoded by the coding sequence GTGAGCGATTGGACCACCGAGGCCGCCGACGCGATCCGCGAAGCGGCCGGCGACGGGTTCGTCACGCCGAAGCTCGGCATGGTCCTGGGCTCCGGCCTCGGCGGGTTGGCCGACGCGGTGCAGGACGCGACGTCGATCCCCTACACCGACCTGCCCGGCTTCCCGGTCGGCACGGTGCCGGGCCACGCCGGGCGGCTCGTCCTCGGCACGCTCGAAGGCACGCCGGTCGTCGTGCTCCAGGGCCGCGCGCACCTCTACGAGGGCATCCCCGCCAGCTCCGTCGCGGTGCCGATCCGCACGATCCGGGCGCTGGGAGCCGACACGGTGGTGTTGACCAACGCCGCCGGCTCGATCAACCCCGACGCCAAGCCGGGCGCGATCATGGCGCTGACCGACCACATCAACTTCCAGGGCATGAACCCCTTGGCCGGCCCGAACGACGACGCGATCGGGCCGCGCTTCGTCGGCCTCGGCGACACCTACAACAAGGATCTGCTGAGGCTCCTGCAGGCCGCCGCGGAGGCGGAGGGCGTGACGCTGCACGAAGGCGTGTACCTCGCGGTCCTCGGCCCGTCGTTCGAGACGCCGGCCGAGATCCGCGCGTTCCGGACCCTCGGCGCCGACGCGGTCGGGATGTCGACGGTGCCGGAGGCGATCGTCGCGCGGCACTGCGGGCTGCGCGTCGCGGCGATCTCGGCGATCACCAACCTCGCGGAGGGCCTCGGCGACGAGCCGCTCTCCCACGAGCACACCCTCAAGAACGCCGCGATCGCGGCGCAGGACCTCCAGCGCGTCCTCGCGCACTTCGTCAAGGAGTACCACTGA
- a CDS encoding thymidine phosphorylase has translation MRAAKELLRDKRDGKTLTPDELRWIASGIGDGTLSDAQCGAFAMAVYFRGLNAEELPAFTLGMRDSGTVLDWSDIDKPVLDKHSTGGVGDKVSLLLAPLIAACGGATPMISGRGLGHTGGTLDKLEAIPGYNATPSGPLMGRVVREVGCVIGGQTDDLAPADRKLYGIRDATGSVEAIPLIVSSILSKKLAAGLGGLVMDVKHGNGAFMSEYEDAKALARALVDVAVAAGLPTVALLTDMNQVLGATAGNALEVRESIEILKDPGNGDPRLVEVTLELTRALLDLGGIGDRDPEEALRSGAAAERFGAMVAALGGPTDIMDNYDAHLDRAPVIREVFPDEDGVVVAHDTRALGIAVMNLGGGRKVESDVIDMAVGLDAVSGVGTPVARGGRPLAVVHARDEAGADAAAAEVKAAITVGDSAGGRADITPIVAEVLR, from the coding sequence ATGCGGGCCGCCAAGGAGCTGCTGCGCGACAAGCGCGACGGCAAGACGCTGACGCCGGACGAGCTGCGCTGGATCGCGAGCGGGATCGGCGACGGCACGCTGAGCGACGCGCAGTGCGGGGCGTTCGCGATGGCCGTGTACTTCCGCGGGCTCAACGCCGAGGAGCTGCCGGCGTTCACGCTCGGGATGCGCGACTCCGGGACGGTCCTGGACTGGTCGGACATCGACAAGCCGGTGCTCGACAAGCACTCGACCGGCGGCGTGGGGGACAAGGTGTCGCTGTTGCTCGCGCCGCTGATCGCGGCGTGCGGTGGCGCGACGCCGATGATCTCCGGCCGCGGCCTCGGCCACACCGGCGGGACGCTCGACAAGCTGGAGGCGATCCCGGGCTACAACGCGACGCCGTCCGGGCCCCTGATGGGCCGGGTCGTCCGCGAGGTCGGCTGCGTGATCGGCGGCCAGACCGACGACCTCGCCCCGGCCGATCGCAAGCTGTACGGGATCCGCGACGCGACGGGCAGCGTCGAGGCGATCCCGCTGATCGTCTCCTCGATCCTGTCCAAGAAGCTGGCGGCCGGGCTCGGCGGGCTGGTCATGGACGTCAAGCACGGCAACGGCGCGTTCATGAGCGAGTACGAGGACGCCAAGGCGCTCGCGCGCGCGCTCGTGGACGTCGCGGTCGCGGCCGGGCTGCCGACCGTCGCGCTGCTGACCGACATGAACCAGGTGCTCGGCGCGACCGCCGGCAATGCGCTGGAGGTGCGGGAGTCGATCGAGATCCTCAAGGACCCCGGCAACGGCGACCCGCGGCTGGTCGAGGTCACGCTGGAGCTGACGCGCGCGCTGCTCGACCTCGGCGGCATCGGCGACCGCGATCCCGAGGAGGCGCTGCGCTCGGGCGCCGCGGCCGAGCGCTTCGGCGCGATGGTCGCCGCCCTCGGCGGGCCGACCGACATCATGGACAACTACGACGCCCACCTCGACCGCGCGCCGGTGATCCGGGAGGTCTTCCCGGACGAGGACGGCGTCGTCGTCGCGCACGACACGCGCGCGCTCGGCATCGCGGTGATGAACCTCGGCGGCGGGCGCAAGGTCGAGAGCGACGTCATCGACATGGCGGTCGGGCTCGACGCGGTCTCCGGCGTCGGTACGCCGGTCGCCCGCGGCGGCCGCCCGCTCGCGGTCGTCCACGCGCGCGACGAGGCCGGCGCCGACGCGGCGGCGGCCGAGGTCAAGGCCGCGATCACGGTCGGCGACTCCGCGGGTGGGCGGGCCGACATCACCCCGATCGTGGCGGAGGTGCTGCGATGA
- the add gene encoding adenosine deaminase has translation MTDPKTVASIPKAELHVHLEGTATPDLIQRLADRNGIALAPDLFRPDGTFAWTDFLDFLASYDKAASAIRTSDDYRDVTYEYLAACAAEGAVYVELIASLDHGKHVGLADDEHLDGIARGIDDAQRDHNITGRIISSIVRNFGVADCEDVARRTVALDHPYVVGFNMAGDEAGFPASDYARAFAIVHEAGLGCSVHAGEHAGPESIRAALELPGVVRISHGVRAVEDPSLVQDLAERGIVLEVCPTSNVVLGVYPTYEEHPLRALMAAGVPVTLGSDDPPYFGTTIGREYELAHERLGCSLEDLGTITETALNAAFSDIEGVVNQPDRRTDL, from the coding sequence ATGACCGACCCGAAGACCGTTGCGTCGATCCCCAAGGCCGAGCTCCACGTCCACCTCGAGGGCACGGCCACGCCGGACCTGATCCAGCGCCTGGCCGACCGCAACGGCATCGCGCTCGCGCCGGACCTCTTCCGCCCCGACGGCACGTTCGCCTGGACCGACTTCCTGGACTTCCTGGCGTCCTACGACAAGGCCGCCTCCGCGATCCGGACCAGCGACGACTACCGCGACGTCACCTACGAGTACCTCGCGGCCTGCGCGGCCGAGGGCGCGGTCTACGTCGAGCTGATCGCCAGCCTCGACCACGGCAAGCACGTCGGCCTCGCCGACGACGAGCACCTCGACGGCATCGCGCGTGGGATCGACGACGCCCAACGGGATCACAACATCACCGGCCGGATCATCTCCTCGATCGTCCGCAACTTCGGCGTCGCCGACTGCGAGGACGTCGCCAGGCGCACGGTCGCGCTGGACCACCCCTACGTCGTCGGCTTCAACATGGCCGGCGACGAGGCGGGCTTCCCGGCCTCCGACTACGCCCGCGCGTTCGCGATCGTCCACGAGGCCGGCCTCGGCTGCAGCGTCCACGCGGGCGAGCACGCGGGCCCGGAGTCGATCCGCGCCGCCCTGGAGCTTCCGGGGGTCGTGCGAATTTCGCACGGTGTTCGGGCGGTGGAGGACCCCTCGTTGGTCCAGGATCTCGCCGAACGCGGGATCGTGCTCGAGGTCTGCCCGACGTCGAACGTCGTCCTCGGCGTCTATCCGACCTACGAGGAGCACCCGCTGCGCGCGCTGATGGCCGCCGGAGTGCCCGTGACGCTTGGCTCGGACGATCCTCCGTACTTCGGTACGACGATCGGCCGTGAGTACGAGCTGGCCCACGAGCGCCTGGGATGCTCGCTGGAAGACCTGGGAACCATCACCGAAACCGCGCTCAATGCGGCCTTCTCGGACATTGAAGGTGTGGTCAACCAACCAGACCGCCGAACGGACCTGTAG
- a CDS encoding BMP family lipoprotein — translation MTGILIAAAGCGSDDNSSTTSSSAAASGTTSTAAAPAGKKIKVGLVTDIGGLNDRSFNSLANQGLETAESTLGIQGRVLTSKSNADYIPNLSTLAQQRYDLVIGVGFLMADAVDTVAKKFPNTKFAIIDVDATTLKGKPTNVGGLLFKEQQSGYIAGYLAGLYAKDNNIRTISSVGGQKIPPVDHYIAGYQAGAKAADPGIKTLNGYSQDFVDQAKCKEIALNQIAQGSGVVFQVAGQCGLGALDAAKEKGKQGIGVDADQAYLGSHILTSAVKKVDQAVVATIKAAQTDSFRGGANTTFEVSNGGAGIGKIGPAGTRYQSQVDAVTAKLKDGSVTPPDTVPGK, via the coding sequence ATGACCGGCATCCTCATCGCCGCCGCAGGCTGCGGTTCGGACGACAACAGCTCGACGACCTCGTCGTCGGCCGCTGCGTCCGGCACCACGTCCACGGCGGCCGCTCCGGCCGGCAAGAAGATCAAGGTCGGTCTCGTGACCGACATCGGCGGTCTGAACGACCGCTCGTTCAACTCGCTGGCCAACCAGGGCCTGGAGACCGCCGAGTCCACGCTCGGCATCCAGGGCCGTGTCCTGACCTCGAAGTCCAACGCGGACTACATCCCGAACCTCTCGACGCTGGCTCAGCAGAGGTACGACCTCGTCATCGGCGTCGGGTTCCTGATGGCCGACGCGGTCGACACCGTCGCCAAGAAGTTCCCGAACACCAAGTTCGCGATCATCGACGTCGACGCGACCACGCTCAAGGGCAAGCCGACCAACGTCGGCGGCCTGCTCTTCAAGGAGCAGCAGTCCGGCTACATCGCGGGCTACCTCGCCGGCCTGTACGCCAAGGACAACAACATCAGGACGATCTCGTCCGTCGGCGGTCAGAAGATCCCGCCGGTCGACCACTACATCGCGGGCTACCAGGCCGGCGCCAAGGCGGCCGACCCGGGCATCAAGACGCTCAACGGCTACTCCCAGGACTTCGTCGACCAGGCGAAGTGCAAGGAGATCGCGCTGAACCAGATCGCCCAGGGCTCGGGCGTCGTCTTCCAGGTGGCGGGCCAGTGCGGCCTCGGCGCGCTGGACGCGGCGAAGGAGAAGGGCAAGCAGGGCATCGGCGTCGACGCCGACCAGGCCTACCTCGGCTCCCACATCCTGACCTCGGCCGTCAAGAAGGTCGACCAGGCCGTCGTCGCCACGATCAAGGCGGCGCAGACCGACTCGTTCAGGGGCGGCGCGAACACCACGTTCGAGGTCTCCAACGGCGGCGCGGGCATCGGCAAGATCGGTCCGGCCGGCACCAGGTACCAGTCGCAGGTCGACGCGGTCACGGCGAAGCTGAAGGACGGCTCCGTCACCCCGCCCGACACGGTCCCGGGCAAGTAG